A stretch of the Arachis stenosperma cultivar V10309 chromosome 6, arast.V10309.gnm1.PFL2, whole genome shotgun sequence genome encodes the following:
- the LOC130936101 gene encoding cyclin-D3-1-like: protein MAHHHHHHDSLYCSEQHYFDDEEHDHVFLEQDMLCDDSELKTLVSKEQEQEKKLSILCIDEWERREAVEWILRVNAYFSFSALTASLAVNYLHRFLFTFTMKKNQPWLTHLAAVACISLAAKMEETQVPLPLDLQVEDSKYVFEAKTIKKMEILVLSTLEWKMNPPTPLSFIDYITRRLKCFHFLNTCQSLLLSLLPDSRFIGYLPSVLATATMMHVVNNNVEPCLASEYQNQFLAILEINKEKLEECYNLILEVVSESGFNYKESKKRNFGSIIIPSSPSGVIDVSFSFDHHDSSNDSWEVVSANDSVSSTPNSINKKRPRTQEHTASFEQFKQ, encoded by the exons ATGgcacatcatcatcatcatcatgattCTTTGTACTGCTCAGAACAACATTATTTTGATGATGAGGAACATGATCATGTGTTTCTAGAACAAGACATGTTGTGTGATGATTCAGAGTTGAAAACTCTTGtatcaaaagaacaagaacaagagaAGAAACTCAGCATTCTTTGCATTGATGAGTGGGAAAGAAGAGAAGCAGTGGAATGGATTCTTAGAGTGAATGCATATTTCTCATTCTCTGCTCTCACAGCTTCTCTTGCTGTTAACTACCTTCACAGATTCCTCTTTACCTTCACCATGAAGAAGAATCAGCCATGGTTGACTCATCTTGCTGCAGTTGCTTGCATCTCTCTTGCTGCTAAAATGGAAGAGACACAAGTTCCTCTTCCTCTTGATTTACAA GTGGAGGACAGCAAATATGTGTTTGAGGCaaaaacaataaagaaaatgGAGATTTTGGTACTTTCAACTCTTGAGTGGAAGATGAATCCACCAACACCTCTCTCTTTCATTGATTACATCACAAGAAGACTTAAATGTTTTCACTTCCTCAACACATGTCagtctcttcttctttctctcttaccag ATTCCAGGTTTATTGGTTATCTTCCTTCTGTGTTGGCAACTGCTACAATGATGCATGTAGTTAACAACAATGTGGAGCCTTGTCTTGCATCTGAATACCAAAATCAGTTCTTGGCTATTCTTGAAATCAACAAG GAGAAGTTAGAAGAATGCTACAATCTTATATTGGAGGTTGTATCAGAGTCAGGATTCAACTACAAAGAATCCAAAAAACGCAATTTTGGATCAATTATTATTCCTAGTAGCCCAAGTGGTGTAATTGATGTGTCATTTAGCTTTGATCATCATGATAGCTCTAATGATTCATGGGAAGTAGTATCTGCTAATGATTCTGTTTCATCAACACCAAACAGCATCAACAAGAAGAGGCCTAGGACTCAAGAACACACTGCTTCCTTTGAACAATTCAAGCAATGA